In one Cyprinus carpio isolate SPL01 chromosome B2, ASM1834038v1, whole genome shotgun sequence genomic region, the following are encoded:
- the LOC109112462 gene encoding meiotic recombination protein REC8 homolog — MFFYPTVLNHRTGCFATIWLAATKGRKISRRDLLKVNVQRTCCDIMDYVLVRVPPPVSGLPRPRFSLYLSSQLQYGVVLVYHRQCEFLLEDTQGAIDRLLRLNLKSNIDMGDEETRQSHMIPDAAALFDETEGARDPFFGVMETGYGLPSPSSLIQRMEEVLPEQVPPTREPTPPSDGITASQESITLTEREPVVMPEPEFEGADLQESDMIELLLEQPDHFLERE; from the exons ATGTTTTTCTATCCTACGGTACTCAATCATAGGACCGGGTGCTTTGCCACGATTTG GTTGGCGGCCACTAAAGGACGGAAGATCAGTCGAAGAGATCTGCTCAAAGTCAATGTCCAGCGCACTTG CTGTGACATCATGGATTACGTGTTGGTCAGAGTCCCGCCCCCTGTATCAGGATTGCCCCGCCCACGTTTCTCCCTGTACCTGTCCTCTCAGCTGCAGTATGGAGTGGTGCTTGTCTACCACAGACAGTGTGAATTTTTGTTAG AGGACACTCAGGGGGCAATAGATAGATTGCTCCGCCTTAACTTGAAGTCCAACATTGATATGGGGGATGAAGAAACCAG gCAGAGTCACATGATCCCAGATGCTGCTGCACTATTTGATGAAACAGAGGGAGCGAGGGATCCATTCTTTGGAGTTATGGAGACTGGTTATGGCCTGCCAAGTCCAAGCAGCCTCATCCAG CGAATGGAAGAGGTCTTACCTGAGCAAGTCCCGCCCACTAGAGAACCAACACCACCTTCAGATG GCATCACGGCCAGCCAGGAGTCCATCACCCTGACAGAAAGAGAGCCAGTCGTCATGCCTGAGCCAGAG TTTGAAGGAGCAGATCTGCAGGAGTCTGACATGATCGAGCTACTGCTGGAGCAGCCGGATCACTTTCTTGAGCGTGAGTGA
- the arl14 gene encoding ADP-ribosylation factor-like protein 14: MTYTMGHSGSRHKPEARILLLGLDGAGKSTLLYKLKYNEDFHTVSTVGFNVEMIEAKKNRDKITLTVWDVGGQVKMRAHWRNFYQDTAGIVFAVDSSDIKRLDEAKSVLEQTLKNDHLRRLPVVVLANKQDIVGAATVTEITEQFNLRKSCSDRDWFIQPCSALTGAGLEDGFRRMAHLVKMTPEDNNIKETVKYIRSKSVISMKK, from the coding sequence ATGACATATACAATGGGCCATTCAGGATCCAGACACAAACCTGAAGCCCGTATCCTGCTCTTAGGGCTCGACGGAGCTGGAAAATCAACACTTCTTTACAAACTGAAGTACAATGAGGACTTCCACACGGTTTCTACAGTTGGATTCAATGTTGAAATGATCGAAGCGAAGAAGAACAGGGACAAAATCACCCTGACCGTGTGGGACGTTGGAGGGCAGGTTAAGATGCGAGCGCACTGGAGGAATTTTTACCAGGACACAGCTGGAATTGTGTTCGCTGTGGACTCTTCTGATATTAAGCGTCTGGATGAGGCCAAGAGTGTGCTGGAACAGACCTTAAAGAATGACCACCTCAGGAGACTCCCGGTGGTGGTTCTTGCCAACAAACAAGATATTGTAGGAGCTGCAACGGTAACCGAGATCACAGAGCAGTTTAACCTGAGAAAGAGTTGCAGTGATCGAGACTGGTTCATTCAGCCGTGTTCGGCGCTGACTGGAGCGGGACTGGAGGACGGCTTCAGACGAATGGCACACCTGGTGAAAATGACACCTGAGGACAATAACATCAAAGAGACTGTGAAGTACATAAGATCAAAATCGGTTATTTCAATGAAGAAATAG
- the zp3b gene encoding zona pellucida sperm-binding protein 3b: MWLSSTLTWCIAVFLMTPLLTECYPRSSTSTFLQRAPLASQKLLSSQYQAAIPQSPPKINDPVPQGRQKTVSVYCHEEAIEVVMNADLFASGFLVYAEELLLGSPSLPNKVSAASCGAVQTGKSQLTILAYFKDCGTKLHVTGDSLVYSNVVVYSPLPSPDGVLRQEGAVIPVECHYRRRYSVDSAAVAPTWIPFVSSASATDYLDFSLRLMNDDWQFERGSNVYFLGDVIHLQASVTLANHFPLLLFIDWCVATPTYEVVPSDIKYSFVDNHGCLLDSRSSYSRSKFLQRSQGNKLNLQLDAFRFYKLTSNSVFITCNLKAIPAAYPVNSQNRACSSIDGRWQSVDGGDEVCNGCEPSRQAAAEPQPIQPSRITLAPPLKQPYLAQKPKFADFYHVRPGQSLEPFKALINSRQYAGGVSKRGTDSNKDWSKIASIGPLFLIPKQEITTQSPGSLQSGPAEVLSSVAEEPELLFNSTETSPVTELEFKTDQETESSSPLEKGLFLNASDLFSSEEGSGFEP; the protein is encoded by the exons ATGTGGCTGAGTAGCACATTAACGTGGTGTATTGCTGTCTTTCTTATGACGCCCCTGCTCACTGAGTGTTATCCTCGATCGTCTACTAGTACATTCCTGCAAAGAGCGCCTTTGGCAAGCCAGAAGCTCCTGAGCAGTCAATATCAGGCTGCGATTCCGCAAAGTCCGCCTAAAATAAACGACCCTGTTCCGCAGGGGCGTCAGAAAACCGTGTCCGTGTACTGCCATGAAGAAGCGATAGAGGTTGTGATGAACGCAGACCTGTTTGCGTCGGGGTTTCTAGTCTATGCTGAGGAGCTGTTGCTGGGTTCCCCATCTCTGCCTAACAAAGTGTCTGCAGCATCATGTGGAGCCGTGCAAACCGGAAAATCACAGCTGACAATACTTGCTTATTTCAAAGACTGTGGAACCAAACTACAT GTAACTGGAGACTCTCTAGTATATTCAAATGTCGTTGTGTACTCCCCTCTACCATCTCCTGATGGTGTGCTCCGCCAGGAAGGTGCAGTCATACCTGTTGAGTGCCATTACCGGAG GCGGTACAGTGTTGACAGTGCGGCAGTGGCACCCACTTGGATCCCATTTGTTTCCAGTGCTTCTGCCACCGATTATCTGGACTTTAGTCTCCGACTGATGAATG atgacTGGCAGTTTGAGAGGGGCTCGAATGTTTATTTCCTTGGGGATGTGATACACCTTCAAGCATCGGTTACCTTGGCCAATCACTTCCCCCTCCTCCTGTTTATTGACTGGTGTGTGGCTACACCAACTTATGAAGTGGTTCCTAGTGACATCAAATATTCTTTTGTGGATAATCATGG ATGTCTTTTAGACAGTAGGAGTTCGTACTCTCGCTCCAAGTTCTTGCAGAGGAGCCAAGGCAACAAATTAAACCTGCAACTGGATGCCTTCAGATTCTACAAATTGACCAGCAACTCG gTATTCATCACATGCAACCTAAAAGCTATCCCTGCTGCGTATCCTGTGAACTCTCAGAATCGAGCATGTTCCTCTATTGATGGAAG GTGGCAGTCTGTGGATGGAGGTGATGAGGTTTGCAACGGCTGTGAGCCATCCAGACAAGCTGCGGCAGAGCCTCAACCAATCCAGCCTTCCCGCATCACGCTAGCCCCTCCCCTCAAGCAGCCTTATTTGGCCCAAAAACCAAAATTTGCTGATTTCTATCATGTGAGACCTGGTCAGTCATTGGAACCCTTTAAAGCTCTTATTAATTCAAGGCAATATGCCGGTGGTGTGTCGAAGAGAGGAACTGACTCGAACAAAG ACTGGAGCAAGATTGCCTCAATAGGTCCTTTGTTTCTGATCCCAAAGCAAGAAATCACCACCCAATCACCTGGGTCCCTGCAGTCCGGCCCAGCTGAGGTCTTATCATCCGTGGCTGAGGAGCCGGAGCTCTTATTCAACTCCACCGAGACGAGTCCTGTGACTGAGCTGGAGTTTAAAACCGATCAAGAGACCGAAAGCTCTAGTCCATTAGAGAAGGGCCTGTTCCTTAATGCTTCTGATCTTTTCAGTTCAGAAGAGGGGAGCGGGTTTGAACCATGA
- the gng5 gene encoding guanine nucleotide-binding protein G(I)/G(S)/G(O) subunit gamma-5: MSGSSNIVAMKKIVQQLRFEANINRVKVSQAAAELQQFCIQNALQDPLLTGVSSSTNPFRTQKVCSFL, translated from the exons ATGTCGGGCTCATCAAACATTGTTGCGATGAAGAAAATCGTTCAGCAGTTGCGCTTCGAGGCGAACATCAACAGAGTAAAG GTTTCTCAGGCGGCTGCAGAGCTTCAACAGTTCTGCATTCAGAACGCCCTACAAGATCCTCTGCTGACCGGTGTGTCTTCGAGCACCAACCCCTTCAGGACACAGAAGGTTTGCTCCTTCTTGTGA
- the si:ch73-344o19.1 gene encoding uncharacterized protein PB18E9.04c: MRTQRAFIIWTAMLLRLSIIKGQTTDSSPDVRSTLNEVTPKNPMTSASDILESRATTAYQSVSSASADFTTEVTPTVPPPSKSSKDAVVHNGTSPSPAISQTPALQEVTTLNTDTASGPGSSNSSTSVSYLKSTVSYSVASTAPATSFSPSEGPQTVSTPASSVIQTTQTAPPFTPTSPQTSQVILTSSSKVTGPANLEDQDEPSELDVGDQESGKDPHRPASPLDPLLAALVTIFIICTAMVSAVLFLRFRHHSEHPEFHRLQDLPMDDLLEDTPLSRYTY, translated from the exons ATGAGGACTCAACGCGCTTTTATTATATGGACTGCGATGCTTCTTCGTTTGTCTATCATAAAAG GTCAGACCACAGACTCATCCCCAGACGTGAGGTCCACTCTGAATGAAGTCACTCCAAAAAATCCCATGACTTCAGCAAGTGACATTTTGGAATCACGAGCCACTACAGCCTATCAAAGCGTCTCCTCTGCTTCAGCGGATTTCACAACGGAGGTCACACCTACTGTTCCTCCTCCATCAAAGTCATCCAAAGACGCTGTAGTGCACAATGGCACCTCTCCTTCACCAGCCATCTCACAGACCCCTGCGCTACAAGAAGTCACCACCCTCAACACGGACACAGCCTCGGGACCAG GTTCTTCTAATAGCAGCACGTCAGTTTCTTATTTGAAGAGCACCGTTTCATATTCAGTAGCCTCCACAGCTCCCGCAACATCCTTCAGTCCAAGTGAAGGACCTCAGACAGTCTCTACTCCAGCCAGCAGCGTGATCCAGACAACACAAACAGCTCCACCATTCACCCCCACTTCCCCTCAGACATCTCAGGTCATCCTGACCAGCAGTTCAAAGGTCACTGGACCAGCTAATTTGGAAGACCAGGATGAACCTTCTGAACTGGATGTGGGGGATCAAG AGTCAGGGAAGGATCCCCACCGCCCTGCATCACCTCTGGACCCCCTGCTCGCTGCTCTGGTCACCATTTTCATTATTTGCACTGCCATGGTCTCAGCCGTCCTCTTCCTCAGGTTCCGTCACCATAGTGAGCATCCAGAATTCCACCGGCTTCAAGACCTCCCTATG GATGATCTCCTTGAAGACACACCATTGTCAAGATACACGTATTAG
- the LOC109107747 gene encoding meiotic recombination protein REC8 homolog isoform X2 produces MEMPVLEEREKTPVSVSIPIPSPPPGEEEKKAVEPREERAVREWSPDLEPAVARPESPTERRKRRRQLFFIDENTQISQEEMRARIDDVETETRPLASLVKPPFEKKGAKELLENPCMSLPPEILVLWKQAAVLRPIPPSWQRREVPVAEEIPEREQERPEPGQREEEERELSSKEIPREMLESGLFQQETPASLVVLETTDKDFSPLETPEMRRSPVPEIQFGLEGIPEERVPEMEDITKDIEEQLRPQDVIEGLVTFHSLLPPQASRRIVAQMFLRLLEEIVAGQVTVRQDEPYGDIIISQL; encoded by the exons ATGGAAATGCCTGTGTTAGAAGAACGAGAAAAGACCCCGGTATCTGTGTCTATACCCATACCGTCCCCTCCGCCCGGTGAAGAGGAGAAAAAGGCTGTTGAACCCAGAGAAGAGAGGGCAGTGAGAGAGTGGAGCCCTGATCTTGAG CCTGCTGTAGCGAGGCCTGAATCCCCTACAGAgcggaggaagaggaggagacagCTGTTCTTCATTGATGAAAACACACAGATCTCTCAAGAGGAAATGAGGGCCCGGATTGATGACGTTGAGACAGAGACCAGGCCATTG GCATCACTTGTCAAACCACCGTTTGAGAAGAAGGGTGCTAAGGAACTACTCGAGAACCCTTGCATGA GCCTTCCGCCTGAAATCCTGGTGCTATGGAAACAGGCCGCGGTCCTGAGGCCCATCCCACCGTCCTGGCAGCGCAGGGAGGTTCCCGTAGCTGAGGAGATaccagagagagagcaggagagaccAGAACCGggacagagagaggaggaggagagagagcttAGCTCTAAAGAG ATTCCCAGAGAAATGTTGGAGTCTGGCCTCTTCCAGCAAGAAACACCAG CGTCTCTGGTGGTTTTGGAGACGACAGACAaggatttctctccactggagACTCCTGAAATGAGACG ATCCCCTGTTCCAGAAATTCAGTTCGGTCTTGAGGGCATCCCAGAAGAGAGGGTCCCAGAGATGGAAGATATTACAAAGGATATCGAGGAACAATTAAG GCCACAGGATGTTATTGAAGGTTTGGTGACCTTTCACTCTCTGCTGCCCCCTCAGGCCAGCCGCAGAATTGTTGCCCAAATGTTTTTGAGATTGCTAG AGGAAATAGTCGCAGGACAGGTCACAGTGCGACAGGACGAGCCGTATGGTGACATCATCATTTCACAGCTGTAG
- the LOC109107747 gene encoding meiotic recombination protein REC8 homolog isoform X1: MPDEREQERAALEREAARDLTTSVSLDLAQITGVSSQEAVLLPEEDLGLPMEMPVLEEREKTPVSVSIPIPSPPPGEEEKKAVEPREERAVREWSPDLEPAVARPESPTERRKRRRQLFFIDENTQISQEEMRARIDDVETETRPLASLVKPPFEKKGAKELLENPCMSLPPEILVLWKQAAVLRPIPPSWQRREVPVAEEIPEREQERPEPGQREEEERELSSKEIPREMLESGLFQQETPASLVVLETTDKDFSPLETPEMRRSPVPEIQFGLEGIPEERVPEMEDITKDIEEQLRPQDVIEGLVTFHSLLPPQASRRIVAQMFLRLLEEIVAGQVTVRQDEPYGDIIISQL, from the exons ATGCCTgatgaaagagagcaagagagagcagCACTTGAGCGAGAGGCAGCCAGAGATCTGACAACATCAGTCTCTTTAGATCT GGCACAGATCACTGGCGTATCAAGCCAGGAGGCTGTCCTGCTGCCTGAGGAGGATCTGGGGCTGCCCATGGAAATGCCTGTGTTAGAAGAACGAGAAAAGACCCCGGTATCTGTGTCTATACCCATACCGTCCCCTCCGCCCGGTGAAGAGGAGAAAAAGGCTGTTGAACCCAGAGAAGAGAGGGCAGTGAGAGAGTGGAGCCCTGATCTTGAG CCTGCTGTAGCGAGGCCTGAATCCCCTACAGAgcggaggaagaggaggagacagCTGTTCTTCATTGATGAAAACACACAGATCTCTCAAGAGGAAATGAGGGCCCGGATTGATGACGTTGAGACAGAGACCAGGCCATTG GCATCACTTGTCAAACCACCGTTTGAGAAGAAGGGTGCTAAGGAACTACTCGAGAACCCTTGCATGA GCCTTCCGCCTGAAATCCTGGTGCTATGGAAACAGGCCGCGGTCCTGAGGCCCATCCCACCGTCCTGGCAGCGCAGGGAGGTTCCCGTAGCTGAGGAGATaccagagagagagcaggagagaccAGAACCGggacagagagaggaggaggagagagagcttAGCTCTAAAGAG ATTCCCAGAGAAATGTTGGAGTCTGGCCTCTTCCAGCAAGAAACACCAG CGTCTCTGGTGGTTTTGGAGACGACAGACAaggatttctctccactggagACTCCTGAAATGAGACG ATCCCCTGTTCCAGAAATTCAGTTCGGTCTTGAGGGCATCCCAGAAGAGAGGGTCCCAGAGATGGAAGATATTACAAAGGATATCGAGGAACAATTAAG GCCACAGGATGTTATTGAAGGTTTGGTGACCTTTCACTCTCTGCTGCCCCCTCAGGCCAGCCGCAGAATTGTTGCCCAAATGTTTTTGAGATTGCTAG AGGAAATAGTCGCAGGACAGGTCACAGTGCGACAGGACGAGCCGTATGGTGACATCATCATTTCACAGCTGTAG